The region CGCGTCAGCCCGGCTGTTGGGTCTCGCCGGTCCGTTCCTCCCGCGCGATCTTCCGCCCCGCAACCCACGTAACGAGCGTGAGCAGGAGGGCGTGCCAGAGGATCAGCCCGAGCATCAGCGTCGTGAACAGCGGGTCCCAGCCCCACGGGGACACGACGATGAAGAGGACGAAAAAGAACGCCAGGATCCCGAGCGGGATGATGTTCACCGTCAGATCCAGCAGCGTCTCGCGGTCGATGTAGCGCTCGGCCATGTCCGAACCGACGCCAGCGACGGAAAAAGGCGTATTCCGCGGTTGGTTGCCCGGTAGTTGCGAGTCGGCGGCCGGCGTGTCGCTCTTGGTGCTGTGGGCCCCAGCGGTAGCCATGGGCGAGCACCGCGGCCCGGTCCGACGCGTCGTCGAGCGGCTGCAGCCCCCGCCGCGGATCGTCGACTGGTCGCTGTTCGTGCTGGTCGGGTTCGAGGTGGCCTCCGGGCTCGTCTCCTTCACCCTCGGGACGCCGGACTGGTGGCCCGTGTTCTGGGCCCACCGGATCGCCGGGCTGACGCTGATCCCGGTGCTCGGGTTCAAGCTCGCGCGCGTCCGGCACCGGCTGACCGACATCGGCCAGTGGCGGCCGTCGACCGCGCTGTCGGTCCT is a window of Halostella salina DNA encoding:
- a CDS encoding DUF6684 family protein; this encodes MAERYIDRETLLDLTVNIIPLGILAFFFVLFIVVSPWGWDPLFTTLMLGLILWHALLLTLVTWVAGRKIAREERTGETQQPG